From a single Thermothielavioides terrestris NRRL 8126 chromosome 1, complete sequence genomic region:
- a CDS encoding glycoside hydrolase family 61 protein produces MKFSLVSLLAYGLSVEAHSIFQRVSVNGQDQGLLTGLRAPSNNNPVQDVNSQNMICGQSGSKSQTVINVKAGDRIGSLWQHVIGGAQFSGDPDNPIAHSHKGPVMAYLAKVDNAASASQTGLKWFKIWQDGFDTSSKTWGVDNLIKNNGWVYFHLPQCLAPGQYLLRVEVLALHSAYQQGQAQFYQSCAQINVSGSGSFSPSQTVSIPGVYSATDPSILINIYGSTGQPDNGGKAYNPPGPAPISC; encoded by the exons ATGAAGTTCTCACTGGTGTCTCTGCTGGCTTACGGCCTCTCGGTCGAGGCGCACTCCATCTTCCAG AGAGTCTCGGTCAACGGCCAAGACCAAGGCCTGCTCACCGGCCTCCGCGCTCCAAGCAACAACAACCCAGTGCAAGATGTCAACAGCCAGAACATGATTTGCGGCCAGTCGGGCTCCAAGTCGCAGACCGTTATCAACGTCAAGGCCGGCGACAGGATCGGCTCGCTCTGGCAGCATgtcatcggcggcgcccaGTTTTCGGGTGACCCGGACAACCCGATCGCCCACTCGCACAAGGGCCCCGTGATGGCGTACCTTGCTAAGGTCGACAATGCCGCGTCCGCGAGCCAAACGGGTCTGAAGTG GTTCAAGATCTGGCAGGACGGGTTCGATACCAGCAGCAAGACATGGGGCGTCGACAACCTGATCAAGAACAACGGCTGGGTGTACTTCCACCTGCCGCAGTGCCTCGCTCCGGGCCAGTATCTCCTGCGCGTCGAGGTTCTGGCGCTGCACTCGGCGTACCAGCAGGGCCAGGCCCAGTTCTACCAGTCCTGCGCCCAGATCAACGTCTCCGGCTCCGGGTCCTTCAGCCCGTCCCAGACGGTCAGCATCCCGGGCGTCTACAGCGCCACCGACCCGAGCATCCTCATCAACATCTACGGCAGCACGGGGCAGCCCGACAACGGCGGCAAGGCTTACAACCCCCCTGGACCCGCCCCGATCTCCTGCTGA